One genomic segment of Amycolatopsis sp. Hca4 includes these proteins:
- a CDS encoding peptidase inhibitor family I36 protein, whose protein sequence is MSSRRLRSRLPHIVVLAVVGVLTSVGAAQASTDPGCRKGEFCVWPSDGYGGQIQRFDLRTANTEECLPLPEGFDGSSFANLMTRDVTVYQDEECSTEGDFVTYPGGGTYVPNAPFLVRGIQIWE, encoded by the coding sequence ATGTCTTCACGTCGTCTTCGTTCCCGCCTGCCGCACATCGTTGTTCTGGCCGTCGTCGGCGTGCTGACCAGCGTCGGAGCGGCGCAGGCGAGCACCGATCCGGGCTGCCGCAAGGGTGAGTTCTGCGTGTGGCCGTCCGACGGCTACGGCGGTCAGATCCAGCGGTTCGACCTGCGCACGGCCAATACCGAAGAATGCCTGCCACTGCCCGAAGGATTCGACGGGTCGTCGTTCGCGAATCTGATGACCCGCGACGTCACGGTGTACCAGGACGAGGAATGTTCGACCGAGGGCGACTTCGTCACCTATCCGGGTGGCGGCACGTACGTCCCGAACGCCCCGTTCCTGGTCCGCGGCATCCAGATCTGGGAGTAG
- a CDS encoding nucleotide disphospho-sugar-binding domain-containing protein, protein MAARALPGTSVVLRAWRPDVVVSERAEFAGPIAAWSLGIPRVELHWGVAALPEYRRGAATELSCQLAARGLDVIPRPSAVLNPWPPSLRLPHAAGHRGIRPLAYNGEARVPDWVLRRRRRPRVCLTLGTVVPRTGRSQVTESVADIVAALADLDVELVVAVDDRIAAGWPPLPSSVHHVGRMPLSPVFAACDAVIHHGGQGTALTAIEAALPQLVLPVFDDQFDNGESIARAGAGVRLLPDEIAPEAIARRCAEILERPAYRRAARTLAAELAAEPTPTEVAEELAELVTEGAAEAA, encoded by the coding sequence ATGGCCGCGCGAGCGTTGCCGGGCACGTCGGTGGTGCTGCGCGCGTGGCGCCCGGACGTGGTGGTCAGCGAGCGCGCGGAGTTCGCGGGCCCGATCGCGGCGTGGAGCCTCGGCATTCCCCGGGTGGAGCTGCACTGGGGAGTGGCGGCCCTGCCGGAGTACCGCCGGGGAGCGGCGACGGAGCTGTCGTGCCAGCTGGCGGCCCGCGGCCTGGACGTGATCCCGCGGCCGTCGGCGGTCCTGAACCCGTGGCCCCCGTCCCTGCGCCTCCCGCACGCGGCGGGCCACCGGGGAATCCGGCCACTGGCGTACAACGGCGAGGCCCGCGTCCCGGACTGGGTCCTGCGCCGGCGACGGCGGCCCCGGGTGTGCCTGACGTTGGGCACGGTGGTCCCGCGCACGGGCCGCAGCCAGGTGACGGAGAGCGTGGCCGACATCGTGGCCGCACTGGCGGACCTCGACGTGGAGCTGGTGGTGGCGGTGGACGACCGCATCGCGGCAGGCTGGCCCCCGCTGCCGAGCTCGGTCCACCACGTGGGCCGGATGCCCCTGTCCCCGGTCTTCGCGGCATGCGACGCGGTCATCCACCACGGCGGCCAGGGAACGGCCCTGACGGCGATCGAGGCGGCCTTGCCCCAGCTGGTCCTCCCGGTGTTCGACGACCAGTTCGACAACGGCGAGTCGATAGCCCGCGCGGGCGCAGGCGTACGGCTCCTGCCGGACGAGATAGCCCCGGAAGCCATCGCCCGGCGGTGCGCGGAAATCTTGGAGAGGCCGGCCTACCGCCGCGCGGCCCGGACACTGGCGGCCGAGCTGGCGGCCGAGCCGACTCCGACGGAGGTGGCGGAGGAGCTGGCGGAGTTGGTGACGGAGGGAGCCGCCGAGGCGGCTTGA
- a CDS encoding alcohol dehydrogenase catalytic domain-containing protein, which translates to MKAAVIPGVNEDWELREVPTPEPGPADVLIRVRASGICSNDVLVTKGMLPFPAFDPAIPGHEPVGEVVAVGDAVTSRQVGDVVGTTWIRGTCGSCDYCRLGLPLSARAAFACAAPVSTGFTVQGGQAEYMVVAADQTVLIPGHLSPELAVPVLCAGYTSWSALRSADPKPGERVAVVGIGGLGHLAVQYASACGFDTIAVSSSPEKHDLARELGASTVVSNGEELRAAGGADVVLVTGTSYRAAADAMTGLNVDGRLVLAGIDVTEPFTLPPTLPFFGLGQRIIGATHNGTEYLREALDLVAQGKVKPLVETFAAEDIAEAVRKVGKGEVRFRAVVTY; encoded by the coding sequence ATGAAGGCAGCGGTGATTCCCGGGGTCAACGAAGACTGGGAGCTGCGGGAGGTCCCGACCCCCGAGCCCGGCCCGGCCGACGTGCTGATCCGGGTCCGCGCGTCCGGGATCTGCTCGAACGACGTCCTGGTGACCAAGGGGATGCTGCCGTTCCCGGCGTTCGACCCGGCGATCCCCGGGCACGAGCCGGTCGGCGAGGTGGTGGCGGTGGGCGACGCGGTCACCAGCCGCCAGGTCGGCGACGTCGTCGGCACCACCTGGATCCGGGGCACGTGCGGCAGCTGCGACTACTGCCGGCTCGGCCTCCCGCTGTCGGCGCGCGCGGCGTTCGCCTGCGCAGCGCCGGTTTCCACCGGCTTCACCGTCCAAGGTGGACAGGCGGAGTACATGGTGGTCGCCGCCGACCAGACGGTGCTGATCCCCGGCCACCTGTCCCCGGAACTCGCGGTCCCGGTGCTGTGTGCGGGGTACACCAGCTGGAGCGCGCTGCGCTCGGCCGACCCGAAGCCGGGCGAGCGCGTCGCGGTGGTCGGGATCGGCGGCCTCGGCCACCTGGCGGTGCAGTACGCGAGCGCGTGCGGCTTCGACACGATCGCGGTGTCGAGCTCGCCGGAGAAGCACGACCTGGCCCGCGAGCTGGGTGCGAGCACGGTGGTCTCCAACGGCGAGGAGCTGCGTGCGGCGGGCGGCGCCGACGTGGTGCTCGTCACGGGCACGTCCTACCGCGCGGCCGCCGACGCGATGACCGGCCTGAACGTCGACGGCCGCCTGGTGCTGGCCGGCATCGACGTCACCGAGCCCTTCACGCTGCCGCCCACGCTGCCGTTCTTCGGGCTGGGCCAGCGGATCATCGGCGCGACCCACAACGGCACGGAGTACCTGCGCGAGGCGCTGGACCTGGTCGCGCAGGGCAAGGTGAAGCCGCTGGTGGAGACGTTCGCGGCCGAGGACATCGCCGAGGCGGTCCGCAAGGTCGGCAAGGGCGAGGTGCGGTTCCGCGCCGTCGTCACGTACTGA
- a CDS encoding DegT/DnrJ/EryC1/StrS aminotransferase family protein, whose amino-acid sequence MEPMINVMQPALGEQELAAVREVFESNWIGRGARTQQFESAFARHIGVDPGHVTSTNSCTEATFIAMELLEVGPGDEVVLPSPSFVGAGNAIAARGAVPVFCDVDEATLNPRVTDVEAVLTERTKAVLILHYGGYPGEVAGIARLCEDRGIHLIEDAAVAIASTVDGQSCGTFGDIGVWSFDHGKIVVTVDGGMLCVRDPELAARAPKIAYLGMEQRSGYDQAMRAQTRWWDFDVTSFSRRSTTNDVLAAIGNVQLSRLGDFIARRREVAEAYDAGLSDVAGLRVPPPLPAGHTSSYYMYWLQFEGGIRDEVARDLYELGVYTTFRYPLLHQVPAYGSAAVLPGAEAAAAKTLLLPMHQSLSDTDVDRVISAVRECTGRRTRVARAA is encoded by the coding sequence ATGGAGCCCATGATCAACGTCATGCAGCCGGCACTGGGCGAGCAGGAGCTCGCGGCGGTCCGGGAGGTGTTCGAGAGCAACTGGATCGGCCGCGGCGCCCGCACGCAGCAGTTCGAGTCGGCTTTCGCGCGGCACATCGGGGTCGACCCCGGGCACGTGACGTCGACGAACTCCTGCACCGAGGCGACGTTCATCGCGATGGAGCTGCTGGAGGTCGGGCCGGGCGACGAGGTCGTGCTGCCGTCGCCCAGTTTCGTGGGCGCGGGCAACGCGATCGCCGCCCGCGGCGCGGTCCCGGTGTTCTGCGACGTCGACGAAGCCACGCTGAACCCGCGCGTGACGGATGTCGAGGCCGTCCTCACCGAGCGCACGAAGGCGGTGCTGATCCTGCACTACGGCGGCTATCCCGGCGAGGTCGCCGGGATCGCGCGGCTGTGCGAGGACCGCGGCATCCACCTGATCGAGGACGCCGCGGTCGCCATCGCCTCCACAGTGGACGGTCAGAGCTGCGGTACCTTCGGCGACATCGGTGTGTGGAGCTTCGACCACGGCAAGATCGTGGTCACGGTGGACGGCGGCATGCTGTGCGTGCGCGACCCGGAGCTCGCCGCCCGCGCGCCCAAGATCGCCTACCTGGGAATGGAGCAGCGCAGCGGGTACGACCAGGCGATGCGCGCCCAGACCCGCTGGTGGGACTTCGACGTGACGTCGTTTTCCCGCCGCTCCACCACGAACGACGTGCTCGCGGCGATCGGCAACGTCCAGCTGAGCCGCCTCGGCGACTTCATCGCCCGGCGCCGTGAAGTCGCGGAGGCCTACGACGCCGGCCTGTCGGACGTCGCCGGTCTGCGCGTCCCGCCGCCGCTCCCGGCGGGTCACACGTCGTCGTACTACATGTACTGGCTCCAGTTCGAGGGCGGCATCCGCGACGAGGTCGCCCGCGACCTGTACGAGCTCGGCGTCTACACGACGTTCCGCTACCCCTTGCTGCACCAGGTGCCGGCGTACGGCTCGGCCGCCGTGCTCCCGGGGGCCGAAGCGGCCGCGGCCAAGACGCTGCTGCTGCCGATGCACCAGTCGTTGTCCGACACGGATGTCGACCGGGTGATTTCGGCCGTGCGCGAGTGCACCGGCCGCCGCACCCGCGTCGCGCGCGCGGCCTGA
- a CDS encoding MFS transporter, with product MTGNGAPPLAGRREWWGLAVLALPTMLTMMDINVLFLALPHLSADLGASSTEQLWITDIYGFLIAGFLVTMGTLGDRIGRRKVLVTGATAFGILSAVAAFSTNPEMLIVIRALLGIAGATIMPSTLALIMGMFQHPKQMGAAIGVWATSMMAGIALGPVVGGLLLASFWWGSVFLLAVPIMVLVLVFGPILLPEFKNPQAGKLDLLSVLLSLLAILPFIWGLKEVVRSGWSVAPVLVAVAGLIFGVVFVTRQRKLANPLLDVRLFAIKAVSGGLILGLLFAAIQGGTGLLVTQHLQEVEGFSALKSALLLLIPAVLMVIGIQVTNPLSLKVKPGIIMMVGMLVAAVGMVVLSLYDTTSGVAVLIVGSSIIFIGGSPIGVLVNKVVMGSAPPEKMGSAASLQSTGGELGVALGIAALGSIATAAYHSHLTVPASVTGPAADATRESITSAVQAAGSQPPNVAQDLLSAAGNAFTSALNTTAGICAVVFVALAALAFATLRHIPVPPAPPTGLPPEAAPEGAAEGETSAEAAQA from the coding sequence GTGACCGGTAACGGCGCGCCGCCCTTGGCCGGGCGGCGGGAGTGGTGGGGGCTGGCGGTGCTCGCCCTCCCCACGATGTTGACGATGATGGACATCAACGTCTTGTTCCTCGCGCTTCCGCACCTGAGCGCTGACCTGGGCGCGAGCAGCACCGAGCAGCTGTGGATCACCGACATCTACGGCTTCCTGATCGCCGGGTTCCTGGTGACCATGGGCACGCTCGGTGACCGGATCGGCAGGCGGAAGGTCCTGGTGACCGGCGCCACGGCCTTCGGCATCCTTTCCGCGGTGGCGGCCTTCTCGACCAACCCCGAGATGCTGATCGTCATCCGGGCCCTGCTCGGTATCGCGGGTGCGACGATCATGCCGTCGACGCTCGCGTTGATCATGGGCATGTTCCAGCACCCGAAGCAGATGGGTGCCGCGATCGGTGTCTGGGCCACCTCGATGATGGCCGGTATCGCCCTCGGCCCGGTGGTCGGCGGTCTGCTGCTGGCCTCGTTCTGGTGGGGCTCGGTGTTCCTGCTCGCGGTGCCGATCATGGTGCTGGTGCTGGTGTTCGGGCCGATCCTGCTGCCCGAGTTCAAGAACCCGCAGGCGGGCAAGCTCGACCTGCTCAGCGTGCTGCTGTCCCTGCTGGCGATCCTGCCGTTCATCTGGGGCCTCAAGGAGGTCGTCCGCTCCGGCTGGTCGGTCGCCCCGGTCCTGGTCGCCGTGGCCGGCCTGATCTTCGGCGTGGTCTTCGTGACCCGGCAGCGCAAGCTCGCGAACCCGCTGCTCGACGTCCGCCTGTTCGCGATCAAGGCCGTCTCCGGTGGCCTGATCCTCGGCCTGCTGTTCGCCGCGATCCAGGGCGGCACGGGTCTGCTGGTGACCCAGCACCTGCAGGAGGTGGAGGGCTTCTCGGCCCTGAAGTCCGCACTGCTGCTGCTGATCCCGGCCGTGCTGATGGTGATCGGCATCCAGGTCACCAACCCGCTGTCGCTCAAGGTGAAGCCCGGCATCATCATGATGGTCGGCATGCTCGTCGCGGCGGTCGGCATGGTGGTGCTGAGCCTGTACGACACGACGTCGGGCGTGGCGGTGCTGATCGTCGGCTCGAGCATCATCTTCATCGGTGGCAGCCCGATCGGCGTCCTGGTCAACAAGGTCGTCATGGGCTCGGCCCCGCCGGAGAAGATGGGGTCGGCGGCTTCGCTGCAGTCGACCGGTGGTGAGCTGGGCGTCGCGCTCGGCATCGCCGCGCTGGGCAGCATCGCGACGGCGGCCTACCACAGCCACCTGACCGTGCCGGCCAGCGTCACGGGCCCGGCCGCGGACGCCACCCGCGAGAGCATCACCAGCGCGGTCCAGGCGGCGGGCTCCCAGCCGCCGAACGTCGCGCAGGACCTGCTTTCCGCGGCCGGCAACGCGTTCACCAGCGCCCTGAACACCACGGCCGGCATCTGCGCGGTCGTGTTCGTGGCGCTGGCCGCGCTGGCCTTCGCCACCCTCCGGCACATCCCGGTCCCGCCGGCGCCCCCCACGGGCTTGCCGCCGGAGGCCGCGCCGGAAGGTGCCGCGGAGGGCGAGACCTCCGCGGAGGCGGCCCAGGCCTGA